Proteins encoded together in one Aeromonas encheleia window:
- the relA gene encoding GTP diphosphokinase, with amino-acid sequence MVAVRDIHLKDNFTLEEWVSSLTLSENDKNQLRTAYQYCLTLGDEALTSRLLVRGVEMVGILLMLSMDLATLKAAIIYPFVEAGLLNQERMSEDFGPKIAKLVEGVLEMEAIRSLQTLHRSETSPEQVDNVRRMLLAMVEDVRAVVIKLAERIACLREAKKADEETRVLMAQEITNIYAPLANRLGIGQLKWELEDLAFRYLHPDTYKQIAKQLDEKRLDRERYIREFVQSLRDALAEAGVEAEVYGRPKHIYSIWRKMQKKHLEFNELFDVRAVRVVTKRLQDCYAALGIVHTHFHHIPREFDDYVANPKPNGYQSIHTVVVGAEGKTIEIQIRTEQMHQDAELGVAAHWRYKEGAQAAAKTSTFEDKIEWLRKLLAWQEDLSESGSLLDDLRSQVFEDRVYVFTPKGDVIDLPAGATPLDFAYHVHSMIGHRCIGTKVDGRIVPFTYTLQTGDQVEVITQKEPNPSRDWMNPNAGFLRSSRARAKVATWFRKLDRDKNIAAGKELLEKELDRHNLTLSKVDKVVLERFHAEELDDLLAGIGSGDIRINQLLNYLDTRYNKPTAEEEDRRLLEKLEQKANLPFRPKPKDHIVVEGVGNLMTHIARCCQPIPGDGIQGFITMGRGVSIHREDCEQLKELSRRNPERLIEAVWGENYSGGYGLTIRILSNDRSGLLRDITTVLANEKINVMGVRSRSNVREQTAEIDMELEIYNINAFNRALAKLSQLNDVISAKRL; translated from the coding sequence ATGGTTGCGGTGCGCGATATTCATTTGAAAGACAATTTCACTCTGGAGGAGTGGGTCAGTTCACTGACTCTGAGTGAGAATGACAAGAATCAACTGCGAACCGCTTACCAGTATTGTCTGACGCTCGGTGACGAGGCGCTCACCAGCCGCCTGCTGGTGCGCGGGGTCGAGATGGTCGGCATCCTGCTGATGCTCAGCATGGATCTTGCCACCCTCAAGGCCGCCATCATCTATCCCTTCGTCGAGGCCGGGCTCCTCAATCAGGAGCGGATGAGCGAGGACTTCGGTCCCAAGATCGCCAAGCTGGTGGAAGGGGTGCTGGAGATGGAGGCCATCCGTTCCCTGCAGACCCTGCACCGCAGCGAAACCTCGCCGGAGCAGGTCGACAATGTGCGGCGCATGCTGCTCGCCATGGTCGAGGATGTGCGCGCCGTGGTGATCAAGCTGGCGGAGCGGATCGCCTGCCTGCGGGAAGCGAAGAAGGCGGATGAAGAGACCCGGGTGCTGATGGCCCAGGAGATCACCAACATCTATGCGCCGCTCGCCAACCGGCTCGGCATCGGTCAGCTCAAATGGGAGCTGGAAGATCTCGCCTTCCGTTACCTGCACCCGGACACCTACAAGCAGATCGCCAAGCAACTCGACGAGAAGCGTCTCGATCGGGAGCGTTACATCCGCGAGTTCGTGCAGTCCCTGCGCGATGCGCTTGCCGAGGCCGGGGTCGAGGCCGAGGTCTACGGCCGCCCCAAACACATCTACAGCATCTGGCGCAAGATGCAGAAGAAGCACCTCGAATTCAACGAGCTGTTCGACGTGCGTGCGGTGCGGGTGGTGACCAAGCGGCTGCAGGATTGCTACGCGGCGCTCGGCATAGTCCATACCCACTTCCACCACATTCCCCGTGAATTCGACGACTATGTCGCCAACCCCAAGCCGAACGGCTATCAATCCATCCACACCGTGGTGGTAGGGGCGGAAGGCAAGACCATCGAGATCCAGATCCGGACCGAGCAGATGCACCAGGATGCCGAACTCGGCGTCGCCGCCCACTGGCGCTACAAGGAAGGGGCCCAGGCCGCTGCCAAGACCAGCACCTTCGAGGACAAGATCGAGTGGCTGCGCAAGCTGCTCGCCTGGCAGGAGGATCTCTCCGAGAGCGGCTCCCTGCTGGACGATCTGCGCAGCCAGGTGTTCGAGGACAGGGTCTATGTGTTCACCCCCAAGGGGGATGTCATCGACCTGCCGGCGGGGGCCACCCCGCTCGATTTCGCCTATCACGTGCACAGCATGATCGGCCACCGCTGCATCGGCACCAAGGTGGATGGTCGCATAGTGCCCTTCACCTATACGCTGCAGACCGGCGATCAGGTGGAGGTGATCACCCAGAAGGAGCCGAACCCGAGCCGCGACTGGATGAACCCGAACGCCGGCTTCCTGCGCTCCAGCCGGGCGCGGGCCAAGGTCGCGACCTGGTTCAGGAAGCTGGATAGGGACAAGAACATCGCCGCCGGCAAGGAGTTGCTTGAGAAGGAGCTGGACAGGCACAACCTGACCCTCTCCAAGGTGGACAAGGTGGTGCTTGAGCGCTTCCATGCCGAGGAGCTCGACGATCTGTTGGCCGGCATCGGCAGCGGCGACATTCGCATCAACCAGCTGCTCAACTACCTGGACACCCGCTACAACAAGCCGACCGCCGAGGAAGAGGATCGCCGCCTGCTGGAGAAGCTGGAGCAGAAGGCCAATCTGCCGTTCCGGCCCAAGCCCAAGGATCACATAGTGGTGGAAGGGGTCGGCAATCTGATGACCCATATCGCCCGCTGCTGCCAGCCCATTCCGGGGGACGGCATCCAGGGCTTCATCACCATGGGGCGCGGCGTCTCCATCCACCGGGAGGACTGCGAGCAGCTCAAAGAGCTGTCTCGCCGCAACCCGGAGCGGCTGATCGAGGCGGTCTGGGGGGAGAACTACTCCGGCGGTTATGGCCTCACCATCCGCATCCTCTCCAACGACAGATCCGGCCTGTTGCGCGACATCACCACTGTGCTCGCCAACGAGAAGATCAACGTGATGGGGGTGCGCTCGCGCTCCAACGTGCGCGAGCAGACCGCGGAGATCGACATGGAGCTGGAGATCTACAACATCAACGCCTTCAACCGGGCCCTCGCCAAGCTCAGCCAGCTCAACGATGTGATCAGCGCCAAGCGCCTCTAA